The stretch of DNA acacagtggcgACTCCGTTGTAGtttagggctgcatttcagtcagcgGTGTTGGTGATCTTGTcagaattgatggaattatgaaaagACAGATTTTGATCTATCACACAATACTATCTGGAAAGACTGGCAATAAGTataagcatacctggatagaagaaCACAATGGAGCATCATCAGTCATCGACTGACCACCCctgagcccagacctcaacattattgaagcagtgtgggatcatcttgacagagaaaggaacaaaaagcagccaacatccaaagaagagctttgaatgtccttaaagaagcctggagaactattcctaaagactacttaaagaaattacaagaaagctgcctcagagagttcaggctgtgttgaagaataaaggtggccaTAGCAAATATTCACTTTCAGGCTCTTTAAAATTGACTGACTTTGTCTTATACTGCACTTCCATGCATGTTCACCCATTTCCCActtttctagcaaaatataaaggctGGCTCCAGTCTTTCATATAATACTGCTTATCTCACAATAAACACATTACATAGatggaagggtgtgtgtgtgtgtgtgtgtgggggggggtgaaaTAAGTGCCCAAATGCTTCACACACACTTGACAGAATTTTAATAATCTTTATCAAAAATTGAAATGTATGTTACTTTGTTCAAAATATCTGACAATTTGACTCATGCCACAAGAAAAAATGGTTTCTAATGAACATagttgtgagaaaaaaaattcaccccATGTATTATAATGGAAACAAAATTACATGGCATCAGCTAAGTCTCAGGGGACACTGTAAATAAATCGAAACTCTACACgagggagttaaaaaaaaaaaaaaaaaatgcatccacTTATAACCTTGAGTCActtaataaaatttaattgacaGAAGTTTCATGAATACAAGGTCAGagtactatttaaaaaaataacattgcaGGACTGCATCTGACAGGTAAAAACAATtctcaataaagaaaaaaaaaaaacaccaagctGGACTGAACAATGAAGTAACTATGTGGATAGTTTGTGTAAGGTGATGCAACACTGAAGTTTTTTCCAACACACAATAACTACTAACGTGTAAAATGCATCCACAGAACTGGGCAAATCAGTAGGTGtatccaaacacactgcagaaGTAATGACTGTACAAAATCTTCGCATTAGTATTACATTTCAGTTTTTgctcagtgagcacagggcATGCTGAGACCACCCCCACGGTACGTGGGTTTAAAAgacaaaatttcaaaataaggGCGATCACAAAGATTATATAAAGGACCGCAGTGTAGCCTAAGTGAATAAGGAACAtctcttaaaaacaaaaaacaaaacaaaacacaattggtaccatttacaaaaaaatatttaaaccaaATAGCATTCACTGGTGACAAAATCTCATATTTTTAAACAGACCAGGATCTGACAAGAGTATGGCTTCATGGTTGTCGTTTCCTGTCACAAGCTTCATTATTGTCAAAATAAATGCTTGTGGAAATTAAAAGCTGGTCCTTCACGCTCAACCAAAAAAGGTGAGCATGacaacatccttttttttttttggacgaAAATGACCAGAAAAGTCCATAGACTCAGCAGCCACACAGCCAGCTCCCTGGAAGACCAGTGTAGGAGTAGAGAGACAACAGAAAAAGCCCAGTGGCAGTCCTGTGGTTTGGTGTATGGTGGTGAGCAGGAGGGAGTACAGATGAAAGGAAAAGTGGTGGCAGGAGGTCAGCTGCAATGAAGAGTCTCAGGCAGGGCAGAGTTCAGAAAGAAGTGATGATGTCAGTGACAGTGCTATGAAACTCGGATCATCTGAGCCACTGTCTCATCTGCTCCTGTCTGGACTACGTCCTGCGGCTGCAGAATCAGAGGGGCAGAAACCATCTGGGTGGTCACAAAATTTTTGAATAATAATGGGCTCCCGATAAAATCTCACCATTTTAagtgttccacaatttgtaacACGCACTGCAGGCTTGGTATGATTTTCCTACATGCAGCTTCCTACCTGTGCTAGTCCCAGAGCCACCTCCTTGTCCTTAGGGGAAAAGAAGCGGCCTCCATCGCCCCGCTTACGCTGCATAGCATGACGATGGCGAGACTCGTGTAGATATTTCTGccagacagaaagaaagcaagaatATTGGTCAGTGGCATTAATAGTatttattacctccgccaaggaggttatgtttttggtcacgttggtttgtttgtctgtttgtttgtatgtatgtcagcaggattactccaaaagttatgaacggatttcgatgaaattttgtggagtggttggaaatgacaagaggaagaagtgattaaattttggcggtgatccggatcacgatctggatccaggaatttttttaaggattcttatagggggttattgttgtctgggaaagatgaaagattatttcacagtatttagatacacgtattacaccgtcagtgaccctatggccttggcggaagttttttttttttttgggcaggCATATTCAAGTTAAAATCCACTTTTAATGTGAAGGGTTGTGCTACTTGTCCCACTCACACCCCAATCTGTAGCTTTAAGCAGCTTTCAGATCATTTTGGTTCACAACAAACCCAAACCCTAAAATTCAAAGgcagctaaaaaaataaacaccataCCCTCCTTTCCTTGGGAATCTTGCCCTCTGCCTCCAGCTTGGCGCGAGCCTGTCTTCTCTTCAGGATGCGATGGTACTGTTTGGCGTTGACATACAGTGGCTCTTCCTCAAGCATTTCAGCCCCCGGCAATGGGATTCGCTGCATTGTGGGAACTCCGCCACCTCCAGGCACCATCTGATTAAAGGaaaagacacagacaggaacACAGTGCTTAGAACGTCTGGGATTTAAAGCAGATAACAGAACctatcaacaaaaacaaatggttAAGCCAGTTCAATCAATTatcaaatcaatcaaaataCTTGTTTGGAAGTACCATAGGTTTAAACAAACCCGGCAGTGTTCATTTTAGGATTTAATAAACTGAGATATTATTAAAACTAATttctacaaaaatatttttaagcctGTGACCTTTACCACACACCCATGTGAgaatctagatttttttttttttttttttttaagtaataagGTGCTGGGTACCTCTGCACAGGGTCTTACCATGACCATTCCACCTGCATTGACCATGTTGCCAGAGACGGGCAGGGTGACGGTCACAGTGCCTTGGCCGctgttggtggtgttggtgttggCACCCCCTGCTTGCACTATCTGGGCACCAGCCAAGCTGGCAGCTGGAATTGTGATCATTCCTGCAAACAGACAATCATCACAGAACTTTTGGATATGACAACTCAACCATGCTCCTAATTTAAAGGTCAAGAAAGCAGAAGGCAAACACTAAAAGTATAAGATAGCTTAGCTTACCCTGCTGCAAGACAGTACCATCTGCATTAACAGGCTGGTAGACGATGGTCTGTCCATCAGCTGTCTGTGCCACTTGTTGGCCCTGCACACTGATCTGCTGCCCCTTgatggggagggaaaaaaagaaaaaaaaaaacaaaaaaacaatttacatAACGGTGATTTAATGACTCAATAAACATAGCTTTGCAATATTAGGTGGGGtctttttttgaaatttttcaaAATTTAGTACTTGGTTCTGTCCAGCTGTGATGCCTGTCTGGGGCTGCTGGATGATGATCTGCTGAGGCTGACCCTGCTGGCCCTGCAGCTGCAGAGTCTGACCACCTTGCAATTGGATTTGACCTGGCTGCACCAGCTGGATCTACACACAGGCACAAAAACATCAACAGTGGGTAACTGGATTATTGATCAATACGACagtgaattcaattcaatgacTAAAAACGccttcaaaaattaaaaattcttcttgattctgaaaaaaatgtacaatttgCTACATAGCAATGAAATGATTCttacataaatattaaaaaatgtcaacaggaaattatcatgaaaaaaaaaacacaaactcagtTACAAAATACTTTTCAAACTTCATTATTGTACTCCCAAATCTGTACTATATTAGTTAGTTTACTATTAACATTATTCCAGATAAAACAGtgttaaatcaaaataaatgtggTAAATTTTTATTAGAAACCTTACCTGCTGTAGGCCCTGAGCTCCTGATACAGGGACCTGCATTATGGTTTGACCCTGACCCCCTGACATGGCCTGCACCATGATTGGTTGCCCCGATGATGTGATGAGCTGTCCACCACTCACCTGAACCATCAGGGGCTGCCCCTGAACCTACAGAGAGATTCACACAGCTATTATAGCAGCACTGACAGTGTTTCTCACAAAATCTCTTAGAAATGACTTGCAGAGCAGCATGCAGGTAATGTCAATTCAGAAACAACCAGGAT from Archocentrus centrarchus isolate MPI-CPG fArcCen1 chromosome 7, fArcCen1, whole genome shotgun sequence encodes:
- the nfyal gene encoding nuclear transcription factor Y, alpha, like isoform X3, producing MEQYTTATTTTGEQIVVQTANGQIQQQTQGTVTAVQLQTEAPVVTASGQQVQTLQVVQGQPLMVQVSGGQLITSSGQPIMVQAMSGGQGQTIMQVPVSGAQGLQQIQLVQPGQIQLQGGQTLQLQGQQGQPQQIIIQQPQTGITAGQNQGQQISVQGQQVAQTADGQTIVYQPVNADGTVLQQGMITIPAASLAGAQIVQAGGANTNTTNSGQGTVTVTLPVSGNMVNAGGMVMMVPGGGGVPTMQRIPLPGAEMLEEEPLYVNAKQYHRILKRRQARAKLEAEGKIPKERRKYLHESRHRHAMQRKRGDGGRFFSPKDKEVALGLAQPQDVVQTGADETVAQMIRVS
- the nfyal gene encoding nuclear transcription factor Y, alpha, like isoform X1; translated protein: MEQYTTATTTTGEQIVVQTANGQIQQQTQGTVTAVQLQTEAPVVTASGQQVQTLQVVQGQPLMVQVSGGQLITSSGQPIMVQAMSGGQGQTIMQVPVSGAQGLQQIQLVQPGQIQLQGGQTLQLQGQQGQPQQIIIQQPQTGITAGQNQGQQISVQGQQVAQTADGQTIVYQPVNADGTVLQQGMITIPAASLAGAQIVQAGGANTNTTNSGQGTVTVTLPVSGNMVNAGGMVMVRPCAEMVPGGGGVPTMQRIPLPGAEMLEEEPLYVNAKQYHRILKRRQARAKLEAEGKIPKERRKYLHESRHRHAMQRKRGDGGRFFSPKDKEVALGLAQPQDVVQTGADETVAQMIRVS
- the nfyal gene encoding nuclear transcription factor Y, alpha, like isoform X2 codes for the protein MEQYTTATTTTGEQIVVQTANGQIQQQTQGTVTAVQLQTEAPVVTASGQQVQTLQVQGQPLMVQVSGGQLITSSGQPIMVQAMSGGQGQTIMQVPVSGAQGLQQIQLVQPGQIQLQGGQTLQLQGQQGQPQQIIIQQPQTGITAGQNQGQQISVQGQQVAQTADGQTIVYQPVNADGTVLQQGMITIPAASLAGAQIVQAGGANTNTTNSGQGTVTVTLPVSGNMVNAGGMVMVRPCAEMVPGGGGVPTMQRIPLPGAEMLEEEPLYVNAKQYHRILKRRQARAKLEAEGKIPKERRKYLHESRHRHAMQRKRGDGGRFFSPKDKEVALGLAQPQDVVQTGADETVAQMIRVS
- the nfyal gene encoding nuclear transcription factor Y, alpha, like isoform X4 — its product is MEQYTTATTTTGEQIVVQTANGQIQQQVQGQPLMVQVSGGQLITSSGQPIMVQAMSGGQGQTIMQVPVSGAQGLQQIQLVQPGQIQLQGGQTLQLQGQQGQPQQIIIQQPQTGITAGQNQGQQISVQGQQVAQTADGQTIVYQPVNADGTVLQQGMITIPAASLAGAQIVQAGGANTNTTNSGQGTVTVTLPVSGNMVNAGGMVMVRPCAEMVPGGGGVPTMQRIPLPGAEMLEEEPLYVNAKQYHRILKRRQARAKLEAEGKIPKERRKYLHESRHRHAMQRKRGDGGRFFSPKDKEVALGLAQPQDVVQTGADETVAQMIRVS
- the nfyal gene encoding nuclear transcription factor Y, alpha, like isoform X5 is translated as MEQYTTATTTTGEQIVVQTANGQIQQQVQGQPLMVQVSGGQLITSSGQPIMVQAMSGGQGQTIMQVPVSGAQGLQQIQLVQPGQIQLQGGQTLQLQGQQGQPQQIIIQQPQTGITAGQNQGQQISVQGQQVAQTADGQTIVYQPVNADGTVLQQGMITIPAASLAGAQIVQAGGANTNTTNSGQGTVTVTLPVSGNMVNAGGMVMMVPGGGGVPTMQRIPLPGAEMLEEEPLYVNAKQYHRILKRRQARAKLEAEGKIPKERRKYLHESRHRHAMQRKRGDGGRFFSPKDKEVALGLAQPQDVVQTGADETVAQMIRVS